One Paenibacillus thermoaerophilus DNA window includes the following coding sequences:
- a CDS encoding ATP synthase subunit I codes for MDKILGMTMRAALFMVAACLLVWAFVPEWRQIAGGLILGLAAGVMNALLLKRRVELVGSAAAGAGPRRMGLGLGSRLATVLLASMIAYRYPEKFSLPATLAACMVLPFVVLTAAWFVHRRQ; via the coding sequence ATGGATAAAATTCTCGGGATGACGATGCGGGCGGCACTTTTTATGGTGGCCGCTTGTCTGTTGGTCTGGGCGTTCGTTCCGGAATGGCGCCAAATCGCCGGCGGCCTGATTCTGGGCCTCGCGGCCGGCGTCATGAATGCGCTTTTGTTGAAGCGCAGGGTGGAGCTTGTCGGCAGCGCCGCGGCCGGCGCCGGTCCCCGCCGGATGGGGTTGGGCCTCGGCAGTCGATTGGCGACGGTACTGCTCGCGTCCATGATCGCTTACCGTTATCCGGAGAAGTTCAGTTTGCCCGCCACGCTTGCCGCTTGCATGGTTTTGCCGTTTGTCGTGTTGACTGCTGCTTGGTTCGTCCATAGACGACAATAA
- the wecB gene encoding non-hydrolyzing UDP-N-acetylglucosamine 2-epimerase, which yields MKRIRVMTIFGTRPEAIKMAPLVLELKKHEDRIESLVCVTAQHRQMLDQVLEAFDIRPEYDLDVMKDRQTLNEVTLRVLQGLEPVFREAKPDLVLVHGDTLTTFLASYAAFLQQIQVGHVEAGLRTWNKLSPYPEEMNRQLTGVLSDLHFAPTDLSASNLRRENKPEDRIYVTGNTVTDVLKHFIKPDYTHPMLDWAAGKRLVLMTAHRRESQGEPHRRVFRAVRRLADEFEDIAIVYPVHLSPAVREPAFEVLGGHPRIKLIDPLDVTDLYNFYPHTHLILTDSGGIQEEAPSFGVPVLVLRDTTERPEGIDAGCLELVGTDESRVFERARALLTDEALYERMSRAANPYGDGRASERIVQAILHHFGLSDSRPEPFRP from the coding sequence GTGAAACGCATCCGCGTCATGACCATATTCGGCACGCGCCCGGAGGCCATCAAAATGGCGCCGCTCGTGCTGGAGCTGAAAAAACACGAAGACCGCATCGAATCGTTAGTCTGCGTCACCGCGCAGCACCGGCAGATGCTCGATCAGGTGCTGGAGGCGTTCGACATCCGGCCGGAATACGATCTCGACGTCATGAAGGACAGGCAAACGCTGAACGAAGTGACGCTGCGCGTCCTGCAGGGGCTGGAGCCGGTCTTCCGCGAGGCGAAGCCGGATCTCGTGCTGGTGCACGGCGATACGCTGACGACGTTCCTGGCCAGCTACGCGGCGTTTCTGCAGCAGATTCAGGTCGGCCACGTCGAAGCGGGACTCCGCACCTGGAACAAGCTGTCGCCGTATCCGGAAGAGATGAACCGCCAACTGACGGGGGTGCTCTCCGATCTCCATTTTGCGCCGACCGACTTGTCCGCAAGCAATCTGCGCCGGGAGAACAAGCCGGAAGACCGCATATACGTCACCGGCAACACCGTAACGGACGTGCTGAAGCATTTCATCAAGCCGGACTATACCCATCCGATGCTCGATTGGGCGGCCGGCAAACGGCTGGTGCTGATGACGGCGCACCGCCGCGAATCGCAAGGGGAGCCGCACCGCCGGGTATTCCGCGCCGTCCGCCGGCTGGCCGACGAGTTCGAAGACATCGCGATCGTGTACCCCGTCCACCTGAGCCCGGCCGTACGGGAGCCGGCTTTCGAGGTTCTCGGAGGCCATCCGCGCATCAAGCTGATTGATCCGCTGGACGTAACCGATCTTTATAACTTTTATCCGCATACCCATCTGATCCTGACGGATTCGGGCGGGATTCAGGAAGAGGCGCCGTCGTTCGGCGTGCCGGTACTCGTGCTGCGGGACACGACCGAGCGTCCGGAGGGCATCGACGCGGGATGCCTGGAGTTGGTCGGCACCGACGAATCCCGAGTCTTCGAGCGCGCGCGGGCGCTGCTGACCGACGAAGCGCTGTACGAGCGGATGAGCCGCGCCGCCAATCCGTACGGCGACGGCAGAGCGTCGGAGCGGATCGTGCAGGCGATTTTGCATCACTTCGGCTTGAGCGACAGCCGGCCCGAACCTTTCCGCCCGTAA
- the atpG gene encoding ATP synthase F1 subunit gamma: MAKGMREIRRRIKSVQNTKQITKAMEMVAAAKLRRAQSAAEAARPYAEKMREVLASIAAGTKGVKHPMLETRPIKKTGYLVITSDRGLAGGYNANVIRKTVNMIRERHKSDSEYSILVIGRKGRDYFKRRKMPVVEEITGLPDSPKFADIKPIASAAVRYFEQGVFDEVILIYNRFVNPITQIPTDVRLLPLGEVKSGAVTAYEYEPSPEGVLEVLLPKYAETLVYSAMLDGKASEFGAKMTAMGNATKNATKMIASYTLEYNRARQAAITQEIAEIVGGANAL; this comes from the coding sequence GTGGCAAAAGGGATGCGTGAAATTCGCCGGCGGATCAAAAGCGTGCAAAACACGAAGCAGATCACGAAGGCGATGGAGATGGTGGCGGCGGCCAAGCTGAGACGCGCGCAGAGCGCGGCGGAAGCGGCTCGTCCGTATGCCGAGAAGATGAGGGAAGTGCTCGCCAGCATCGCGGCCGGTACGAAGGGCGTGAAGCACCCGATGCTGGAGACGCGGCCGATCAAGAAAACCGGATATCTGGTCATCACGTCCGACCGCGGTCTTGCGGGGGGCTACAATGCCAACGTCATCCGGAAGACGGTCAACATGATCCGCGAGCGGCATAAGTCCGACAGCGAATATTCGATTCTGGTTATCGGCCGCAAAGGCCGCGATTATTTCAAGCGCCGCAAGATGCCGGTTGTCGAAGAGATTACGGGACTTCCGGATTCTCCGAAGTTCGCGGACATCAAACCGATCGCTTCGGCGGCGGTGCGCTATTTCGAGCAAGGCGTGTTTGACGAAGTGATTCTGATCTACAACCGCTTCGTCAACCCGATCACGCAGATTCCGACCGACGTACGTCTGCTGCCTCTCGGCGAGGTGAAGAGCGGCGCGGTAACGGCTTACGAGTACGAGCCGTCTCCGGAGGGCGTACTTGAGGTGCTGCTGCCGAAATACGCAGAGACGCTCGTCTACAGCGCGATGCTGGACGGCAAGGCGAGCGAGTTCGGCGCGAAGATGACCGCAATGGGCAATGCGACGAAGAACGCAACGAAGATGATCGCCAGTTATACGTTGGAATACAACCGTGCCCGCCAGGCGGCCATTACGCAGGAGATTGCGGAAATCGTCGGCGGCGCCAACGCGCTCTGA
- a CDS encoding YjfB family protein has translation MEISLISAHSQFSRSDMSAAVGLRVLDMAQDHAAAQGASLVRMMEQSVLPHLGGTVDIKV, from the coding sequence ATGGAGATCAGCCTTATCAGCGCCCACAGCCAATTCTCGCGGAGCGATATGTCCGCAGCCGTCGGGCTGCGCGTATTGGACATGGCGCAGGATCATGCCGCGGCGCAAGGCGCCAGTTTGGTGCGCATGATGGAGCAAAGCGTGTTGCCTCATCTTGGCGGAACGGTAGACATAAAGGTATAA
- the atpD gene encoding F0F1 ATP synthase subunit beta, whose translation MNKGRVVQVMGPVVDVEFDGGHLPEINNTIKIEKKAEKPGERDIDLTVEVSTHLGDNRVRCIAMASTDGLVRGMEAIDTGRPITVPVGPATLGRVFNVLGNPIDDKGDVDRSISYPIHRPAPEFEELSTGVEMLETGIKVIDLIAPYAKGGKIGLFGGAGVGKTVTMQELIHNIAMEHGGISVFAGVGERTREGNDLYHEMQESGVINKMSMVFGQMNEPPGARLRVALTGLTMAEYFRDVEGRDVLLFIDNIFRFTQAGSEVSALLGRMPSAVGYQPTLATEMGQLQERITSTKKGSVTSIQAIYVPADDYTDPAPATAFAHLDATTNLERNIAAMGIFPAVDPLASSSRILTPEILGEEHYNVAQGVKRLLQRYKELQDIIAILGMDELSEEDKLVVHRARRVQLFLSQPLHVAEAFNNMPGVYVPVKETVRSFKEILEGKYDHLPEPAFHNVGTIEDAVEKAKTL comes from the coding sequence ATGAACAAGGGTCGCGTAGTCCAGGTCATGGGACCTGTCGTCGATGTCGAGTTCGACGGCGGGCACCTGCCTGAGATTAACAATACGATCAAAATTGAGAAAAAAGCGGAAAAACCCGGTGAGCGCGACATCGACCTGACGGTCGAAGTATCGACTCATCTCGGCGACAATCGCGTACGCTGCATCGCCATGGCCTCGACGGACGGACTTGTTCGCGGCATGGAGGCGATCGACACGGGCAGGCCGATTACGGTACCGGTCGGTCCGGCTACGCTGGGCCGCGTGTTTAACGTTCTCGGCAACCCGATCGACGACAAAGGCGATGTGGACCGTTCGATTTCCTATCCGATCCACCGTCCGGCTCCGGAGTTTGAGGAACTGTCCACGGGTGTCGAGATGCTGGAGACCGGCATCAAAGTTATCGACCTGATCGCGCCGTACGCCAAAGGCGGTAAAATCGGCTTGTTCGGCGGCGCGGGCGTCGGCAAAACGGTAACGATGCAAGAGCTGATTCACAACATCGCGATGGAGCACGGCGGTATCTCCGTATTCGCGGGTGTCGGCGAACGTACTCGCGAAGGTAACGACCTGTACCACGAAATGCAGGAATCCGGCGTCATCAACAAGATGTCGATGGTATTCGGACAAATGAACGAGCCGCCGGGCGCGCGTCTGCGCGTCGCTCTGACGGGTCTGACGATGGCCGAGTACTTCCGCGACGTGGAAGGCCGGGACGTTCTGTTGTTCATCGACAACATCTTCCGCTTCACGCAAGCGGGCTCCGAGGTATCCGCGCTGCTCGGACGCATGCCGTCCGCGGTAGGTTACCAACCGACTCTCGCTACCGAGATGGGTCAATTGCAAGAGCGGATCACTTCGACGAAGAAAGGTTCCGTTACTTCGATCCAAGCGATCTACGTGCCTGCGGACGACTACACCGATCCGGCTCCGGCTACGGCGTTTGCCCACCTGGACGCAACGACCAACCTGGAGCGTAACATCGCGGCGATGGGTATCTTCCCGGCCGTTGACCCGCTGGCGTCTTCCTCGCGGATTCTGACGCCGGAAATTCTCGGCGAGGAGCACTACAATGTGGCGCAAGGCGTCAAACGCCTGCTGCAGCGCTACAAAGAACTGCAAGATATCATCGCGATCCTCGGTATGGACGAGCTGTCCGAGGAAGACAAGCTTGTCGTGCACCGCGCGCGCCGGGTACAATTGTTCCTGTCCCAGCCGCTGCACGTCGCCGAGGCGTTCAACAATATGCCGGGCGTATACGTACCGGTTAAAGAAACAGTCCGCAGCTTCAAGGAAATTCTCGAAGGCAAGTACGACCATCTTCCGGAGCCGGCGTTCCACAACGTCGGTACGATTGAAGATGCCGTTGAGAAAGCCAAAACGCTGTAA
- the atpA gene encoding F0F1 ATP synthase subunit alpha — protein sequence MSIRPEEISTLIKQQIENYKSDLQVYDVGTVIQVGDGIARAHGLNNVMAGELLEFSNGVIGMALNLEENNVGIVILGPYKDIREGDQVKRTGRIMEVPVGEELLGRVVNPLGVPLDGKGPINTTKTRPVESPAPGVMARKSVHEPLQTGIKAIDAMIPIGRGQRELIIGDRQTGKTTIAIDTIVNQKGNGVICVYVAIGQKQSTVRGVVETLRKHGALDYTIVVTASASEPAPLLYLAPYAGCAMGEYFMYNGKHVLVVYDDLSKQAAAYRELSLLLRRPPGREAYPGDVFYLHSRLLERAAKLNDELGGGSLTALPFIETQAGDVSAYIPTNVISITDGQIFLESDLFYSGQRPAVNVGISVSRVGSAAQIKAMKKVAGTMKLDLAQYRDLAAFAAFGSDLDQATQNRLNRGLRTLELLKQGVNQPMPVEKQVVSIFTVTRGHLDDIPVADIRRFEKEFLDFVDANHPEIFASIRDTKDLTSDNEKALVDAINKFKRGFSKSE from the coding sequence TTGAGTATCCGTCCTGAAGAAATCAGCACGCTGATTAAACAACAGATCGAGAATTACAAATCCGATCTGCAAGTATACGACGTGGGAACGGTCATCCAGGTTGGTGACGGTATCGCCCGCGCGCACGGCCTGAACAACGTCATGGCGGGGGAACTGCTTGAGTTTTCCAATGGCGTCATCGGTATGGCGTTGAACCTCGAGGAAAATAACGTCGGTATCGTTATCCTCGGTCCGTACAAAGACATCCGCGAAGGCGACCAAGTCAAGCGTACGGGGCGCATCATGGAAGTTCCGGTCGGCGAAGAACTGCTCGGCCGCGTCGTGAACCCGCTGGGCGTTCCGCTCGACGGCAAAGGCCCGATCAACACGACGAAGACCCGTCCGGTCGAATCCCCGGCGCCGGGCGTTATGGCGCGTAAATCCGTTCATGAGCCGCTGCAAACCGGCATTAAAGCGATCGACGCGATGATCCCGATCGGCCGCGGCCAACGGGAGCTGATCATCGGCGACCGTCAAACGGGTAAAACGACCATCGCCATCGACACGATTGTCAACCAAAAAGGCAACGGCGTCATCTGCGTATACGTCGCGATCGGCCAAAAGCAATCGACGGTGCGCGGCGTTGTCGAGACGCTCCGCAAGCACGGCGCGTTGGATTACACGATCGTCGTTACGGCAAGCGCATCGGAGCCGGCTCCGCTTCTGTATCTGGCACCGTACGCGGGCTGCGCGATGGGCGAATATTTCATGTACAACGGCAAGCACGTTCTGGTCGTATACGACGACTTGTCCAAGCAAGCGGCCGCTTACCGCGAGCTGTCCTTGCTGCTCCGCCGTCCTCCGGGCCGCGAGGCTTATCCGGGCGACGTCTTCTACCTGCACTCCCGTCTGCTGGAGCGCGCCGCGAAGCTCAACGACGAGCTCGGCGGCGGTTCGCTGACCGCTCTGCCGTTCATCGAGACGCAAGCGGGCGACGTATCGGCGTACATCCCGACGAACGTCATCTCCATTACGGACGGCCAAATCTTCTTGGAGTCCGACCTGTTCTACTCCGGCCAACGTCCGGCGGTTAACGTCGGGATCTCGGTATCCCGGGTCGGCAGCGCCGCGCAGATCAAAGCGATGAAAAAGGTCGCCGGCACGATGAAGCTGGACTTGGCGCAATACCGCGACCTCGCGGCGTTCGCGGCGTTCGGCTCCGACCTCGACCAAGCGACGCAAAACCGTCTGAACCGCGGTTTGCGCACGCTCGAGCTGCTGAAGCAGGGCGTTAACCAACCGATGCCTGTCGAGAAGCAAGTCGTCTCGATCTTCACGGTAACCAGAGGCCATCTGGACGATATTCCGGTTGCCGATATCCGCCGTTTCGAGAAAGAATTCCTGGACTTCGTCGATGCGAACCATCCGGAGATCTTCGCCTCGATCCGCGATACGAAAGACTTGACCTCCGATAACGAAAAAGCGCTGGTTGACGCGATCAACAAGTTCAAGCGCGGCTTCTCCAAATCGGAGTAA
- the atpE gene encoding F0F1 ATP synthase subunit C, translating into MEVLAAALAVGLGALGAGIGNGLIVSKTVEGIARQPELQGRLQTTMFIGVGIVEVVPIIGVVIGFLAFFS; encoded by the coding sequence ATGGAAGTATTGGCAGCAGCATTGGCAGTAGGTTTGGGCGCGCTGGGCGCCGGTATCGGTAACGGTCTGATCGTCAGCAAAACGGTAGAAGGTATCGCTCGTCAGCCTGAACTGCAAGGTCGCCTGCAAACGACGATGTTTATCGGTGTAGGTATCGTCGAGGTCGTGCCGATCATCGGCGTCGTTATCGGCTTCCTGGCGTTCTTCAGCTAA
- the atpB gene encoding F0F1 ATP synthase subunit A, which translates to MHEFPVLTVGGLEFDISSLIAITVSAIITFLLARLAVSRLSVENPSKLQNFMEWVVEFVHNTIASTMPVHKVRPYLSLGMTLIMFIFISNLLGLPFGIVTEHHAVNETIGVTQEVLDKHHGEAHLAWWKSPTADISVTAGLALIVFVLVHYLGLKLNTKHYLKHYLEPFPIFFPLNIIKEIAKPITLALRLYANIFAGEVLIATILMLGFVGIPFLLVWQGFSIFVGAIQAFLFTILTMVYISQATVHHHDEH; encoded by the coding sequence ATGCATGAGTTTCCCGTGCTAACTGTAGGTGGCCTGGAATTCGACATTTCCTCCTTGATCGCCATCACGGTTTCCGCGATCATCACGTTCCTGCTGGCGAGATTGGCCGTAAGCCGGTTGTCGGTGGAGAACCCGTCGAAGCTGCAGAATTTTATGGAATGGGTTGTGGAATTCGTTCACAACACGATCGCCAGCACGATGCCGGTTCATAAGGTTCGTCCTTATCTGTCGCTCGGCATGACGCTGATCATGTTTATCTTCATCTCGAACTTGCTGGGTCTGCCGTTCGGTATCGTCACGGAGCATCACGCCGTCAACGAAACGATCGGCGTAACGCAAGAAGTCCTGGACAAACATCACGGCGAAGCGCATCTGGCTTGGTGGAAATCGCCGACGGCCGATATTTCGGTGACGGCCGGATTGGCCCTGATCGTCTTCGTTCTGGTTCACTATCTGGGATTGAAACTGAACACCAAGCACTACCTGAAGCACTACCTGGAGCCGTTCCCGATTTTCTTCCCGCTGAACATCATCAAGGAGATCGCGAAGCCGATTACGCTGGCGCTGCGTCTTTACGCGAATATTTTCGCGGGCGAGGTGCTGATCGCGACCATCCTGATGCTGGGATTCGTCGGCATTCCGTTCTTGCTGGTATGGCAAGGCTTCAGTATTTTCGTCGGCGCGATTCAGGCGTTCCTGTTTACGATCCTGACGATGGTTTACATCTCGCAGGCGACGGTTCATCATCACGACGAACACTGA
- the atpF gene encoding F0F1 ATP synthase subunit B → MSFYWTSTVYAIIAFVILYVLLNKYAFGPLFGIMEKRRELVKSQLDEAERSRREASELLAQQQQAIQAARQEAKEIVEQARATSVKQADELIRVAKEEANRLKTDAAKEIENEKNKAIADLKSQVGELSVQIASKIIEKQLDAKGQEELVDKYLKEVGERA, encoded by the coding sequence GTGAGCTTTTACTGGACGTCGACCGTATACGCGATCATCGCGTTTGTCATTCTGTACGTGCTTTTGAATAAATACGCGTTCGGCCCGCTGTTCGGCATCATGGAAAAACGCCGCGAGCTGGTCAAATCGCAGCTGGACGAAGCGGAGCGCAGCCGTCGGGAAGCGAGCGAGTTGCTCGCTCAGCAGCAACAGGCGATTCAGGCGGCCCGCCAAGAAGCGAAGGAAATCGTCGAGCAAGCACGCGCAACCAGCGTGAAGCAAGCGGACGAGCTCATTCGGGTCGCCAAGGAAGAGGCGAACCGCCTCAAAACCGATGCGGCCAAAGAAATCGAGAACGAGAAAAACAAAGCGATCGCAGATCTCAAATCCCAAGTGGGCGAATTGTCCGTTCAAATCGCCTCGAAGATTATCGAGAAACAGCTGGATGCCAAAGGGCAGGAAGAGCTGGTTGACAAATATCTGAAAGAAGTAGGCGAACGCGCATGA
- a CDS encoding HD-GYP domain-containing protein: protein MRNQVLANQKLIEGVLRALNNALEVKDPYTQGHSERVSVMSEATARSMGLSAVHCERIRLAGLFHDIGKIRIRDSILFKAGRLTEEEFAEIKRHPELSVRILERQFHPGVVEHFIKAVGNGDAHQRLR, encoded by the coding sequence TTGCGCAATCAAGTGCTGGCCAACCAGAAGCTGATCGAAGGCGTGCTTCGGGCTCTCAATAATGCGCTGGAGGTGAAAGATCCGTATACGCAGGGCCATTCCGAGCGGGTGAGCGTGATGTCGGAAGCGACCGCCCGAAGCATGGGCTTGTCGGCGGTCCATTGCGAACGGATCAGGCTGGCGGGATTGTTCCACGACATCGGCAAAATACGCATTCGCGATTCGATTTTATTTAAGGCGGGCCGGCTCACGGAGGAGGAATTCGCGGAGATCAAGCGGCATCCCGAACTGTCGGTCCGGATTCTGGAGCGCCAATTCCATCCCGGCGTCGTCGAACATTTTATCAAAGCGGTCGGAAATGGGGATGCGCACCAGCGGCTGAGATGA
- a CDS encoding F0F1 ATP synthase subunit epsilon, translating into MSTFVLEVVTPERTVFSQPVNMIVARGVEGELGILPNHIPMVTPLKIAPLTYKKDGKQSDIAVNGGFMEVRKDKVVILAESAELPEDIDVSRAQAAKARAEERLRQQKSDIDHARAELALQRALNRLSVAGR; encoded by the coding sequence GTGAGCACATTCGTGTTGGAAGTCGTGACGCCGGAGCGTACGGTGTTTTCCCAGCCGGTGAACATGATCGTGGCCCGCGGCGTGGAAGGCGAACTCGGCATCTTGCCGAACCATATTCCGATGGTGACGCCGCTGAAGATTGCGCCGCTGACGTACAAAAAAGACGGCAAGCAATCCGACATCGCCGTAAACGGCGGATTTATGGAAGTGCGCAAGGATAAAGTCGTTATCCTCGCGGAAAGCGCCGAGCTTCCGGAGGATATCGACGTATCGCGCGCGCAAGCGGCCAAAGCTCGTGCCGAAGAGCGGCTGCGCCAACAAAAATCGGACATCGATCATGCCCGCGCGGAGCTGGCGCTCCAGCGCGCGCTGAACCGTCTGTCCGTAGCCGGAAGATAA
- a CDS encoding AtpZ/AtpI family protein: protein MTKRSKRDNPLLAAGLVGVLGVDVAVCIALGYWGGSLAGDYFGGSKGWTLGGLFVGLAAGILSAVLLVKKVMEDADG, encoded by the coding sequence ATGACGAAACGAAGCAAGCGAGACAATCCGCTGCTGGCGGCCGGCCTCGTCGGCGTCTTGGGCGTCGATGTCGCCGTCTGTATCGCCTTGGGATACTGGGGCGGCTCCCTGGCCGGAGATTACTTCGGCGGAAGCAAGGGCTGGACGTTGGGCGGCTTGTTTGTCGGACTGGCGGCAGGCATTCTCTCGGCCGTTCTGTTGGTCAAGAAGGTAATGGAGGACGCCGATGGATAA
- a CDS encoding F0F1 ATP synthase subunit delta, translating into MSRDIAVAKRYARALFEIAREKGIVEQVGEDLQGIAATIKADKDFAALLAHPSVSTAAKKEILAKAFEGRVTDVVFNTIQLLADRRREELLPTLAFDYMQIADEASGSARATIRTPRTLSDEEVAKIAEQFGKLAGKTIRAVQELDPSLIGGIQVRIGDRLYDGSVSGKLARLQKALQ; encoded by the coding sequence ATGAGCCGGGATATCGCGGTAGCTAAACGGTATGCGCGCGCGCTGTTCGAAATCGCGAGAGAAAAAGGAATCGTGGAGCAAGTCGGGGAAGACCTGCAAGGGATTGCCGCTACTATCAAAGCGGACAAAGACTTTGCGGCGCTGCTTGCCCATCCGTCCGTCAGCACGGCAGCCAAAAAGGAAATTTTGGCGAAGGCTTTTGAAGGCCGCGTGACGGATGTCGTGTTCAATACGATTCAACTGCTCGCGGACCGCAGACGCGAAGAATTGCTGCCGACACTGGCGTTCGACTATATGCAGATTGCGGACGAAGCAAGCGGTTCCGCCCGGGCGACGATCCGGACACCGCGCACGCTGTCCGATGAGGAAGTGGCCAAGATTGCCGAGCAGTTCGGCAAACTGGCAGGCAAGACGATTCGCGCCGTTCAAGAGCTCGACCCGAGCTTGATCGGCGGCATCCAAGTGCGGATCGGCGACCGTCTGTACGACGGAAGCGTGTCCGGCAAGCTTGCGCGCTTGCAGAAGGCGCTGCAATAA